One Papaver somniferum cultivar HN1 chromosome 10, ASM357369v1, whole genome shotgun sequence genomic window carries:
- the LOC113315057 gene encoding uncharacterized protein LOC113315057 isoform X1 codes for MSNGGDCAFLFDDSHSTFDRGKYFGNLILSSGFKSYYGFLDSTINVFANDTEIRNDSKMFVKMPKRESRSLSSDKDDILLQLKHGKMIVKILSMDNVYFELKFFFNLRLPTEISSHGCFKFVNKVIDRGKIFQLVEELSYFFDDSEGYLDKNTFCVIVFRGSVLLEGSNGFIFSKFPKNAAWNFWNVGVDHLLQIKMGKVGYNFIVDVYNSVLLDSVRSLFDRGKETSLLLEVSYLAALDSKFGHLMKMKIGGIQNAYQRLCGYECMQLRLSDQGPGKWGEAFSLMEMKCGLLVGIAVHYCALLYVLTPCLAILICVPFDTFFIFCQGLVELQVGALVLPVCEQLKGILAYQAKAYYCWAKFFTRIMITQVLFMVFHFRYLWMLMCEFKNVNELFHPMLEMREEEKKNFQLKYVLPKALLVCQFESWETQVLQGMFQTLKLLLWIGYLRWKFRLVPPWSSSVKHVSVDKSFTVVCFDLNWF; via the coding sequence ATGAGTAATGGGGGTGATTGTGCTTTTCTCTTTGATGATTCTCATAGCACATTTGATCGTGGTAAGTATTTTGGAAACTTGATTCTTAGCTCTGGGTTTAAATCATATTATGGGTTTCTAGATTCGACCATTAATGTATTTGCTAATGATACTGAAATTCGAAATGATAGTAAAATGTTTGTTAAAATGCCCAAAAGAGAATCTAGGAGTTTGAGCAGTGACAAAGATGATATTCTCTTACAACTTAAACATGGTAAGATGATTGTTAAAATACTTTCAATGGATAATGTATATTTTGAGCTCAAATTTTTTTTCAACCTCAGACTGCCTACTGAAATATCTTCTCACGGTTGTTTCAAGTTTGTTAATAAAGTAATTGATCGTGGAAAAATATTTCAACTTGTTGAGGAGTTATCTTATTTTTTTGACGATTCTGAGGGATATCTCGATAAAAATACATTTTGTGTGATTGTTTTTCGTGGGTCAGTCTTACTGGAAGGGTCCAATGGGTTTATATTTAGTAAATTTCCTAAGAACGCAGCTTGGAATTTCTGGAATGTTGGAGTTGATCATCTGTTGCAGATCAAAATGGGAAAGGTAGGTTACAACTTCATTGTGGATGTATATAACTCTGTTCTTCTCGATTCTGTCCGCAGTCTGTTTGATCGTGGTAAAGAGACCAGCCTTCTTCTAGAGGTTTCTTATTTGGCTGCTCTTGATTCTAAGTTTGGGCatctaatgaagatgaaaattggTGGGATTCAGAATGCTTATCAAAGATTATGTGGTTATGAATGCATGCAACTCAGACTGTCTGATCAAGGCCCTGGGAAGTGGGGAGAAGCATTTTCTCTTATGGAAATGAAGTGTGGGTTGCTTGTGGGGATTGCAGTTCATTACTGTGCATTATTATATGTTCTTACACCTTGTTTAGCGATTTTAATATGTGTGCCCTTCGATACTTTCTTTATATTTTGTCAGGGGTTAGTCGAACTGCAAGTGGGAGCTCTAGTTCTTCCTGTATGTGAGCAGTTAAAGGGGATTTTGGCATATCAAGCGAAAGCATATTATTGTTGGGCCAAATTTTTTACAAGGATCATGATAACTCAGGTCCTGTTCATGGTGTTTCATTTTCGATATTTGTGGATGCTAATGTGTGAGTTTAAGAATGTTAATGAGTTATTTCATCCAATGCTTGAGATGCgggaagaggaaaaaaaaaatttccagcTGAAGTACGTGTTGCCTAAGGCGCTTTTGGTTTGTCAGTTTGAGTCTTGGGAAACTCAAGTACTGCAGGGGATGTTTCAGACTCTTAAACTGTTGCTGTGGATAGGTTACTTAAGGTGGAAGTTCAGATTGGTTCCACCTTGGTCGTCGAGTGTGAAACATGTTAGTGTTGATAAGAGTTTTACAGTGGTGTGCTTTGACTTAAACTGGTTTTGA
- the LOC113315057 gene encoding uncharacterized protein LOC113315057 isoform X2, with amino-acid sequence MSNGGDCAFLFDDSHSTFDRGKYFGNLILSSGFKSYYGFLDSTINVFANDTEIRNDSKMFVKMPKRESRSLSSDKDDILLQLKHGKMIVKILSMDNVYFELKFFFNLRLPTEISSHGCFKFVNKVIDRGKIFQLVEELSYFFDDSEGYLDKNTFCVIVFRGSVLLEGSNGFIFSKFPKNAAWNFWNVGVDHLLQIKMGKVGYNFIVDVYNSVLLDSVRSLFDRGKETSLLLEVSYLAALDSKFGHLMKMKIGGIQNAYQRLCGYECMQLRLSDQGPGKWGEAFSLMEMKWVSRTASGSSSSSCM; translated from the exons ATGAGTAATGGGGGTGATTGTGCTTTTCTCTTTGATGATTCTCATAGCACATTTGATCGTGGTAAGTATTTTGGAAACTTGATTCTTAGCTCTGGGTTTAAATCATATTATGGGTTTCTAGATTCGACCATTAATGTATTTGCTAATGATACTGAAATTCGAAATGATAGTAAAATGTTTGTTAAAATGCCCAAAAGAGAATCTAGGAGTTTGAGCAGTGACAAAGATGATATTCTCTTACAACTTAAACATGGTAAGATGATTGTTAAAATACTTTCAATGGATAATGTATATTTTGAGCTCAAATTTTTTTTCAACCTCAGACTGCCTACTGAAATATCTTCTCACGGTTGTTTCAAGTTTGTTAATAAAGTAATTGATCGTGGAAAAATATTTCAACTTGTTGAGGAGTTATCTTATTTTTTTGACGATTCTGAGGGATATCTCGATAAAAATACATTTTGTGTGATTGTTTTTCGTGGGTCAGTCTTACTGGAAGGGTCCAATGGGTTTATATTTAGTAAATTTCCTAAGAACGCAGCTTGGAATTTCTGGAATGTTGGAGTTGATCATCTGTTGCAGATCAAAATGGGAAAGGTAGGTTACAACTTCATTGTGGATGTATATAACTCTGTTCTTCTCGATTCTGTCCGCAGTCTGTTTGATCGTGGTAAAGAGACCAGCCTTCTTCTAGAGGTTTCTTATTTGGCTGCTCTTGATTCTAAGTTTGGGCatctaatgaagatgaaaattggTGGGATTCAGAATGCTTATCAAAGATTATGTGGTTATGAATGCATGCAACTCAGACTGTCTGATCAAGGCCCTGGGAAGTGGGGAGAAGCATTTTCTCTTATGGAAATGAAGT GGGTTAGTCGAACTGCAAGTGGGAGCTCTAGTTCTTCCTGTATGTGA
- the LOC113315402 gene encoding uncharacterized protein LOC113315402, with the protein MREDLFDKLLGKLLEVDPEWHQRPDATGTMGHSPHMKLVTVMKCLCKSTAADSADDYTRMGATTIYKYLKIFFHTICMTFGERYLREPTPGDVQRLLTKNADRGFPGMLGSVDYMQWPWKIFLVSWQGTYRGKDQESSLGVAPPCNYVTNGNQYNMGYFLCDGIYPKLTTIVQAFSQTLDIPDYVRFNKYQMAKRKDVERAFGVLQGKFIIVGSPCKYWHQSDLNIIMKCCLILYNMIIEHECRDTEWIRVVPVPILEPTVNGRVFMSSLKNLELHLQLRNDIDKHIVALPGR; encoded by the exons ATGAGGGAAGACTTATTCGATAAATTGTTAGGAAAATTGCTTGAAGTGGATCCGGAATGGCATCAACGTCCGGATGCAACCGGTACTATGGGGCATTCTCCGCATATGAAATTAGTTACCgtgatgaaatgtttatgcaaaaGTACGGCAGCTGATAGTGCTGATGATTACACTCGTATGGGTGCAACTACAATATACAAGTATCTAAAAATATTTTTCCACACCATTTGCATGACTTTTGGAGAAAGATATTTGCGTGAACCCACTCCTGGAGATGTTCAGAGGTTGCTAACTAAGAATGCGGACCGAGGTTTTCCTGGAATGCTTGGTAGTGTAGATTATATGCAATGGCCATGGAAGATTTTTCTGGTATCTTGGCAAGGAACTTACCGGGGTAAAGATCAAGAGAGTAGTTTG GGTGTAGCACCTCCATGCAATTATGTCACCAATGGTAACCAGTACAATATGGGTTATTTCTTATGTGATGGTATCTATCCAAAGTTGACTACAATTGTACAAGCTTTTTCTCAGACATTGGACATTCCCGACTATGTGAGGTTCAACAAGTATCAAATGGCTAAAAGAAAGGATGTGGAGCGTGCTTTTGGAGTGCTTCAGGGTAAATTCATAATTGTCGGATCTCCCTGTAAGTATTGGCACCAATCTGACTTGAATATAATTATGAAATGTTGTCTTATTTTATACAACATGATTATCGAGCATGAATGTCGGGATACAGAATGGATCAGAGTTGTTCCTGTTCCGATTCTGGAACCTACCGTTAATGGTCGTGTATTTATGTCATCTTTGAAAAACCTAGAACTGCACCTACAACTAAGAAATGATATTGACAAGCACATTGTCGCGCTTCCTGGTAGATGA